One Owenweeksia hongkongensis DSM 17368 genomic region harbors:
- a CDS encoding amidohydrolase family protein, whose product MLKIDMHTHILPEKLPNFAEKFGYGDFIHLMHNDDGTANMMQGEKFFRRIEANCWDPQTRIDDYKKFDTQVQVVCTIPVMFSYWAKARDCAVLSQFLNDDIAQLCNDYPQNYLGLGTIPMQDAEEAIKELERCKKIGLLGVQIGSNINDKNLSEPEFFPIFEAAQELDMAIMVHPWNMMGMESMRKYWLPWLVGMPAETSRAACSLIFGGVLERLPKLRVNFSHAGGSFLPTIGRVEHGFNCRPDLVAIHNNINPRSYIGEFWVDCITHDPMMLEYILKLQGSKRVTLGSDYPFPLGDLEIGQFINEMNLEPSVVEDIFCNSTLEWLNIDKSRFGINEGNEADKQVRKNA is encoded by the coding sequence ATGTTGAAGATAGATATGCACACCCACATCCTACCTGAAAAACTTCCAAACTTTGCGGAGAAATTCGGGTATGGCGACTTCATTCACCTAATGCACAATGATGATGGCACGGCCAACATGATGCAGGGTGAAAAGTTTTTTAGACGTATTGAGGCCAACTGCTGGGACCCTCAAACGCGTATTGACGATTACAAGAAATTTGATACCCAAGTGCAGGTGGTTTGTACCATCCCGGTAATGTTTAGCTACTGGGCCAAAGCCCGTGATTGCGCTGTTCTGTCTCAATTTTTGAATGATGACATTGCCCAACTTTGCAATGATTATCCTCAAAACTACCTTGGCCTGGGAACCATCCCGATGCAAGATGCGGAAGAAGCTATTAAGGAGCTTGAACGTTGCAAAAAGATTGGTCTTCTTGGTGTTCAGATTGGTAGTAATATCAATGACAAAAACCTAAGCGAGCCTGAGTTCTTCCCAATATTTGAAGCCGCACAGGAACTGGACATGGCCATTATGGTGCACCCATGGAATATGATGGGAATGGAGAGTATGCGCAAATACTGGCTTCCTTGGCTGGTGGGCATGCCTGCTGAAACTTCTCGTGCTGCTTGTTCCTTAATTTTTGGTGGAGTACTGGAGCGTCTTCCAAAATTACGTGTGAATTTTTCACATGCGGGAGGGTCATTTTTACCAACCATTGGCCGTGTAGAACATGGCTTTAATTGCCGCCCTGATTTGGTGGCTATTCACAATAATATAAACCCACGAAGTTACATTGGTGAGTTTTGGGTAGACTGTATTACTCACGACCCAATGATGCTGGAGTACATCCTTAAACTTCAGGGTTCAAAAAGAGTAACATTAGGCTCTGATTATCCCTTCCCTCTTGGGGATTTAGAAATTGGGCAGTTTATAAATGAGATGAATTTGGAGCCATCTGTGGTGGAAGACATTTTTTGCAACTCTACACTAGAGTGGCTTAATATTGATAAAAGCAGGTTTGGCATAAATGAAGGCAATGAAGCTGACAAACAGGTGCGCAAAAACGCCTAA
- a CDS encoding phosphoadenylyl-sulfate reductase: MDNTLSRRTLTKQEIAELNKRYRKLSPQERIKQLYEDFETGEIMLTSSFAATSALLLREFSLINPKQKIYFIDTGYHFEETLIYKEYLTQLYGLDVESIGASKDEHAFTTKDETWRKNPEFCCSINKVSPLDTIKRKFSVWVSGLMEWQSDHRATLDIFEERGGILKFYPLLDVSKKARKEYITHHHLPFHPLVGRGYNSIGCKHCTVPGEDRSGRWNNSPKTECGLHL; encoded by the coding sequence ATGGACAATACTCTAAGTCGCAGGACTCTTACAAAACAGGAAATTGCGGAGCTCAACAAACGTTACAGAAAATTAAGTCCGCAAGAGCGTATAAAGCAACTTTATGAAGATTTTGAAACTGGTGAAATTATGCTCACCAGCTCATTTGCTGCTACGTCTGCACTGCTTTTACGCGAATTTTCCTTGATTAACCCAAAACAGAAAATTTACTTTATAGATACAGGTTATCACTTTGAAGAAACCTTGATTTACAAAGAATACCTTACTCAACTTTATGGTCTGGATGTAGAATCAATCGGGGCGAGTAAAGATGAGCATGCTTTTACCACCAAAGATGAAACATGGCGCAAAAACCCTGAGTTTTGCTGCTCTATCAATAAAGTTTCACCTCTCGATACCATCAAACGAAAGTTTAGCGTGTGGGTAAGCGGACTTATGGAGTGGCAGAGTGACCACCGAGCTACGCTTGACATTTTTGAGGAACGTGGCGGTATCTTAAAGTTTTATCCTTTGCTTGACGTTTCTAAAAAAGCCCGCAAAGAATACATTACACATCACCATTTACCATTTCACCCTTTGGTAGGTCGGGGTTATAACTCTATTGGCTGCAAGCATTGCACCGTTCCCGGTGAAGATAGAAGTGGCCGCTGGAACAATAGTCCAAAAACTGAGTGCGGACTGCATTTATAA
- a CDS encoding 3-hydroxyanthranilate 3,4-dioxygenase, translating into MSVQKPFNLNKWIEENREHLKPPVSNKSLYPEGTDYIVMIVGGPNARKDYHYNETEELFYQLEGNITVTIQEDGEAKALQLGPGDMFLLPPKVPHNPVREAGSIGLVVERVRGKGFTDGLMWYCDNCNHKLHETYFPLDDIEKDFFPRFKEFYNSEELRTCDKCGTVMEADERFKG; encoded by the coding sequence ATGTCTGTACAAAAGCCTTTCAATCTCAATAAGTGGATAGAAGAAAACCGAGAGCACCTAAAGCCACCGGTAAGTAATAAAAGTCTATACCCCGAAGGAACGGATTACATAGTAATGATAGTTGGTGGGCCCAATGCCCGCAAGGACTATCACTACAATGAAACCGAAGAGCTTTTTTATCAGCTTGAAGGAAACATTACCGTAACCATACAGGAAGATGGCGAAGCCAAAGCTCTGCAACTAGGCCCTGGAGATATGTTTTTGCTACCACCAAAAGTACCTCACAATCCGGTTCGTGAGGCTGGTTCCATAGGTTTGGTAGTAGAGCGCGTTCGCGGTAAAGGCTTTACTGATGGACTGATGTGGTATTGCGACAATTGCAATCATAAATTACACGAAACCTATTTTCCACTTGATGATATCGAGAAAGATTTCTTTCCTCGTTTTAAGGAGTTTTACAACTCAGAAGAACTTCGAACCTGTGATAAATGCGGCACAGTTATGGAAGCTGACGAGCGCTTTAAAGGATAG
- a CDS encoding ligase-associated DNA damage response DEXH box helicase, whose product MKESKKIFPQAHQWFQSKGWQVAPFQEEAWQAYADGKSGLVNAPTGSGKTYSLMLPVLLSGDSTSPRPSPPRRGGEGVRCIWITPIRALAKEIFQSAERAIEALDLDWTVDVRTGDTTTAQRAKQKAKMPNLLITTPESLHLLISSKGYDKTFKNLKCVVVDEWHELMGSKRAVQMELGLSRLRGLNPTLRTWGISATIGNMEEALEVLLGPHFPEREIAVIKADIQKKIEVVSILPDEVETLPWAGHLGIKMLKKVLPVIDKSESTLIFTNTRSMAEIWYQKILDVAPKMAGIMAMHHGSISRDIRFWVEDALHTGLLKAVVCTSSLDLGVDFRPVESIVQIGSPKGVARFMQRAGRSGHQPGATSRIYFVPTHTLELVEAAALRQGIVDNIVEEREPYIRSFDVLVQYLVTLAVSDGFYPKEIFEEVKKTFSYESISPEEWQWCLDFITTGGKSLSGYDEFHKVEIMQDGLFKVTSRRTAQRHRMSMGTIVSDAMIKVKFQRGGYLGSIEEYFFSRLKPGDVFWFAGQNLELVKMRGMIAEVRKANTKNGLVPSWKGGRMPLSAKMGAMLRRKIEESVSKQHNDPELKLIEPLWELQRERSHIPSRDEFLIEKYKSEDGYHLFFYPFEGRLVHEGMATLLAYRLSLFKPLTFSIAMNDYGFELLADSSIPIEEALDSDVFTLTDLREDIMQSVNAVEMARRRFRDIASIAGLIFTGYPGQPVKDRHLQSSSQLIFNVLQDYEPDNLLLQQAYDEALEFQLEEGRLRQALERIHKQEIVIQNMDKPSPFSFPIMVDRMSRDKLTSESLEDQVKKMKLKMG is encoded by the coding sequence ATTAAAGAATCAAAAAAAATATTCCCCCAAGCCCATCAATGGTTCCAGTCCAAAGGTTGGCAAGTTGCTCCTTTTCAAGAAGAGGCTTGGCAAGCTTATGCTGATGGTAAATCGGGTTTGGTAAATGCACCAACGGGGAGTGGGAAAACGTATTCGTTGATGCTTCCGGTTTTGCTTAGCGGAGATAGTACCTCACCCCGGCCCTCTCCTCCCAGGAGAGGGGGAGAAGGGGTTCGCTGTATTTGGATAACGCCAATTCGCGCTTTAGCTAAAGAAATATTTCAGTCGGCTGAGCGTGCTATTGAAGCTTTGGACTTGGATTGGACAGTGGATGTACGTACCGGAGATACAACCACAGCCCAGCGGGCTAAGCAAAAGGCCAAAATGCCGAATCTACTCATCACCACGCCAGAGAGTTTGCATTTGCTGATTTCAAGTAAAGGGTATGACAAGACCTTTAAAAACCTAAAATGTGTCGTGGTAGACGAGTGGCACGAACTGATGGGCAGCAAGCGTGCCGTACAAATGGAGTTGGGGCTTTCACGCTTGCGAGGGCTAAATCCAACACTTAGAACCTGGGGTATTTCTGCAACCATTGGAAACATGGAAGAAGCCCTGGAAGTATTGCTTGGACCACATTTCCCCGAAAGGGAGATAGCCGTGATAAAAGCCGATATCCAGAAGAAAATAGAAGTAGTAAGTATTTTACCCGATGAGGTGGAGACTTTGCCTTGGGCCGGACACTTGGGGATAAAGATGCTGAAGAAAGTTCTTCCGGTGATTGATAAAAGTGAGAGCACTTTGATTTTTACCAATACGCGCTCCATGGCGGAAATTTGGTATCAAAAGATACTGGATGTTGCGCCAAAAATGGCGGGAATCATGGCCATGCATCATGGTAGTATAAGTCGTGATATTCGTTTTTGGGTAGAGGATGCCCTTCACACGGGTTTGCTCAAAGCAGTGGTGTGCACTTCCAGTTTGGATTTGGGCGTGGACTTTCGCCCAGTGGAAAGTATAGTGCAGATTGGTAGCCCTAAAGGTGTAGCTAGATTTATGCAACGAGCCGGAAGAAGCGGACACCAACCAGGGGCAACAAGTCGAATTTATTTTGTGCCCACACATACTCTAGAATTGGTGGAGGCAGCAGCTTTACGCCAAGGGATTGTAGATAATATTGTGGAGGAGCGTGAGCCGTACATTCGGTCATTTGATGTGCTCGTGCAGTATTTGGTCACGCTTGCTGTTTCCGATGGGTTTTACCCAAAGGAAATTTTTGAAGAAGTAAAGAAGACATTTTCATACGAATCCATAAGCCCTGAAGAATGGCAATGGTGCTTAGACTTCATCACGACTGGTGGTAAGTCGCTTTCGGGATATGATGAGTTTCACAAAGTAGAAATTATGCAAGATGGACTGTTTAAGGTTACTTCCCGTAGAACTGCACAGCGCCACCGAATGAGCATGGGCACCATAGTGAGCGATGCCATGATAAAGGTGAAGTTTCAGCGTGGTGGATATTTAGGTTCTATCGAAGAATATTTCTTTTCGCGACTAAAACCGGGCGATGTATTTTGGTTTGCTGGGCAAAACCTGGAGCTGGTAAAAATGCGAGGCATGATTGCCGAAGTGCGAAAAGCTAATACCAAAAATGGTTTGGTGCCCAGCTGGAAAGGCGGACGAATGCCCCTTTCAGCAAAGATGGGAGCCATGTTGCGCAGAAAGATAGAAGAGTCTGTTAGCAAGCAGCACAATGACCCTGAGCTAAAGCTGATAGAACCACTTTGGGAACTACAGCGTGAGCGGTCTCATATTCCTTCGCGGGATGAATTTTTGATTGAGAAATACAAAAGTGAAGATGGCTATCATCTTTTCTTTTACCCTTTTGAAGGGAGATTGGTACATGAAGGCATGGCCACTTTGCTGGCTTATCGTTTGTCACTTTTCAAGCCGCTTACTTTTTCTATTGCCATGAATGATTATGGTTTTGAGCTATTGGCGGATTCTTCCATTCCCATTGAGGAAGCTTTGGATTCGGATGTTTTTACCCTCACTGATTTGCGAGAAGACATAATGCAAAGTGTAAATGCTGTGGAAATGGCTCGCAGACGATTCCGTGATATTGCCAGTATTGCGGGCCTCATCTTTACAGGTTATCCCGGCCAACCGGTAAAAGACCGTCACCTGCAAAGTTCATCACAGCTTATTTTTAATGTCCTACAAGATTATGAGCCGGACAATCTTTTGCTACAACAAGCTTATGATGAAGCTTTGGAATTTCAACTGGAAGAAGGCCGTTTGCGACAAGCCCTAGAGCGTATCCACAAACAAGAAATTGTGATTCAAAATATGGACAAACCTTCACCTTTTTCTTTCCCCATTATGGTAGATAGAATGTCTCGTGATAAACTCACTTCTGAAAGCTTGGAAGATCAGGTGAAGAAGATGAAATTGAAGATGGGGTAG
- a CDS encoding TlpA family protein disulfide reductase: MKLPLLKDLSLVYAFLATSLILQSCGPDEPKMKAYEGEIASEIYLSENITEKDYIIIYGWTIWCGPCRNTIKEKLPILQSYLDSTGVSVGLMAICADDRTSKSFFELNDFMKESNIKSYFLETGTFSLHDRWALNSYFGNVLNSYEDNEGVPIVLVVDKKGDVIMQDRWVVASPERWREVVTILSKKA, translated from the coding sequence ATGAAACTACCTCTTCTCAAAGATTTGAGCTTGGTTTATGCTTTTTTGGCAACTTCTCTTATATTACAGAGCTGTGGCCCAGATGAACCCAAAATGAAAGCTTATGAAGGAGAAATTGCTAGTGAAATTTACCTTTCTGAAAACATAACCGAAAAAGACTACATCATAATTTACGGCTGGACAATTTGGTGCGGCCCATGCAGAAATACAATCAAAGAAAAACTGCCAATACTACAGTCTTACTTAGATAGTACGGGCGTAAGTGTGGGTTTGATGGCTATTTGTGCGGATGACCGAACTTCAAAAAGCTTCTTTGAGCTGAATGATTTCATGAAGGAGTCAAACATCAAATCCTATTTTCTCGAAACAGGAACCTTCTCATTGCACGATCGCTGGGCGCTAAATAGCTATTTTGGTAATGTGCTGAATAGTTATGAAGATAACGAGGGTGTTCCTATTGTTTTGGTGGTGGATAAGAAGGGAGACGTTATAATGCAAGATCGGTGGGTAGTAGCGTCTCCAGAGAGGTGGAGAGAGGTGGTTACGATTTTAAGTAAGAAAGCCTAG
- a CDS encoding outer membrane beta-barrel protein, with the protein MKKVTSSLMLIMSILATSTVFAQKINIGVNGAAALPMGDFGDLTTFGFGGDVSVDYYFNDKFDLGIEAGYRAFPYDNAFLDGEHMSLIPIQLTAAYHTDVADWIDLYGELGGGVFIASSSISGSESETYGGISPRVGAAFELSPEWFLDVNVNYNMVFSEETSNASFTPNFNWIGINVGILYTIMD; encoded by the coding sequence ATGAAAAAAGTTACTTCGAGTTTAATGTTAATCATGTCAATTTTGGCAACTTCTACCGTATTTGCGCAAAAAATAAATATAGGAGTAAATGGTGCAGCAGCTTTGCCAATGGGTGACTTTGGAGATTTAACCACCTTTGGATTTGGTGGTGATGTAAGTGTGGATTACTATTTCAATGACAAATTCGACCTTGGTATAGAAGCCGGTTATCGTGCATTTCCTTACGACAACGCCTTTTTGGATGGCGAACATATGAGCCTTATTCCAATTCAGCTTACCGCAGCGTATCATACGGATGTGGCTGATTGGATTGATTTATATGGTGAGCTTGGTGGGGGAGTATTTATAGCCTCTTCCAGTATTTCTGGTTCGGAATCGGAAACTTACGGTGGAATTTCACCACGAGTTGGAGCTGCGTTTGAGCTTTCACCAGAGTGGTTTTTGGATGTAAACGTAAATTATAACATGGTGTTTTCTGAAGAGACATCGAATGCATCCTTCACTCCAAATTTTAATTGGATAGGTATTAATGTGGGTATATTATATACTATCATGGATTAA
- a CDS encoding SCO family protein, translating into MKMRKSDWLKIGIVLVVFIIGLTFSYQILKPKPRLPIYNPSELDSRLVDESVQRQGRGHRVLPFKLVNQFGDTITEKNLEGKIYIADFFFTTCPGICKDMAIEKRRLQEVFKADDVVVIVSHSVTPEMDSVPAMHEYGEMQGAIEGKWQLLTGDKPQIYKLARQSYFAVMDEGGNGDEDDFIHTENFVLVDPQKRIRGFYDGTSAEAVDKLIADIAILKASLNE; encoded by the coding sequence ATGAAAATGCGCAAATCAGACTGGCTAAAAATTGGAATAGTCCTCGTTGTCTTTATTATAGGACTTACCTTTAGCTACCAAATTCTAAAGCCAAAACCACGTCTACCTATTTACAACCCAAGCGAGCTGGACAGCCGGCTGGTGGATGAAAGCGTACAGCGCCAAGGGCGAGGACATCGGGTGTTGCCATTCAAATTAGTAAATCAATTTGGAGACACCATCACAGAAAAAAACCTGGAGGGAAAAATTTATATAGCAGATTTCTTTTTCACTACTTGTCCCGGTATTTGCAAAGACATGGCTATAGAGAAAAGACGCCTGCAAGAGGTATTCAAAGCTGACGATGTTGTTGTAATTGTTTCTCACTCGGTGACACCCGAAATGGACTCAGTGCCGGCAATGCATGAGTATGGTGAAATGCAGGGAGCGATAGAAGGTAAATGGCAACTCCTTACGGGAGATAAACCACAGATTTATAAGCTAGCTCGTCAGTCTTACTTTGCCGTAATGGATGAAGGCGGCAATGGAGATGAAGACGATTTTATCCATACCGAAAATTTTGTACTCGTGGATCCTCAAAAACGAATTCGTGGTTTTTATGATGGTACTTCTGCTGAAGCTGTAGATAAGCTTATTGCTGATATTGCAATTTTGAAGGCTAGCCTAAACGAATAA
- a CDS encoding DUF3050 domain-containing protein, which produces MNYNIIGIQQKIADARKKLLAHDLYQNLNTIEDLRIFMEYHVYAVWDFMVLLKALQVRLTSTSEAWTPSKSPLARRLINEIVFCEESDIDINGEPASHYEMYIAAMKQAGANTKPITTFVEYLQNGYTYKSMIKYNVGEVNDAIKDFLRTTFEIVKNDKDHEIAAAFTFGREDLIPDLFTQIVKDLNAKIPGKLDAFIYYLDRHIEVDADEHGPMANKMIAELCGNDESKWREAEKASQLALQARLKLWYAINAAILKASSKQLA; this is translated from the coding sequence ATGAACTATAACATTATTGGCATACAGCAAAAAATAGCTGATGCTCGTAAAAAGCTATTAGCTCATGATTTGTATCAAAACCTCAACACTATTGAGGATTTGCGCATTTTCATGGAATATCATGTGTATGCCGTTTGGGATTTTATGGTATTGCTAAAAGCCCTTCAGGTAAGGCTCACATCTACTTCAGAAGCCTGGACTCCCAGTAAGAGCCCCTTGGCCAGAAGACTTATAAACGAAATTGTGTTTTGTGAAGAAAGCGACATTGACATAAATGGTGAACCCGCCAGCCATTATGAAATGTACATCGCAGCCATGAAACAAGCTGGAGCCAACACTAAGCCTATAACCACTTTTGTGGAGTATTTACAAAACGGCTACACCTACAAGAGTATGATAAAGTACAACGTAGGTGAGGTGAATGATGCTATAAAAGACTTTTTACGCACAACTTTTGAAATAGTAAAAAACGACAAAGACCACGAAATAGCCGCGGCTTTTACCTTTGGCCGAGAGGATCTCATTCCAGATTTGTTTACACAAATAGTGAAGGATTTAAACGCTAAGATTCCCGGAAAGCTAGATGCCTTTATTTATTATTTAGATCGCCACATTGAGGTGGATGCTGACGAACATGGCCCCATGGCAAACAAGATGATTGCCGAACTTTGTGGAAATGATGAGAGTAAATGGAGAGAAGCTGAAAAAGCTTCGCAATTAGCATTGCAAGCTCGCTTAAAGCTATGGTATGCCATCAACGCAGCAATCCTGAAAGCTTCTTCAAAACAATTAGCCTAA
- a CDS encoding DUF2480 family protein has protein sequence MQNEDFIENKIANSGLITLSLEDYYPKGERKHLDIAPWLYEGIILREKDFRASVKSHDWSQYQDCYVWVGCSEDAIIPQWAYMLLSSSLAAFAKKVVYGHREQLETVLMDEAIQQADLSELADQRVIIKGCGDLPIPPHAYVSLVSRLQPIAKSIMYGEACSTVPIYKKK, from the coding sequence ATGCAAAACGAGGATTTTATAGAAAACAAAATCGCGAATAGCGGACTTATCACGCTGAGCCTGGAGGATTACTATCCAAAAGGTGAGCGTAAGCATTTGGATATTGCCCCTTGGTTGTATGAAGGCATTATTCTTCGCGAAAAAGATTTCCGCGCAAGCGTAAAATCTCATGACTGGAGCCAATATCAAGATTGCTATGTTTGGGTGGGCTGTTCTGAAGATGCCATTATTCCACAATGGGCCTACATGCTGTTGTCATCATCCTTGGCGGCTTTCGCAAAAAAGGTAGTCTACGGCCACCGCGAACAGCTGGAAACCGTACTAATGGATGAAGCTATTCAGCAGGCTGACCTCAGCGAACTTGCTGACCAGCGGGTAATAATTAAAGGCTGTGGCGATTTGCCCATTCCTCCACACGCTTATGTGAGTTTAGTTTCCCGGCTTCAGCCTATTGCCAAGAGTATCATGTATGGCGAAGCTTGCTCTACCGTTCCCATTTACAAGAAGAAATAA
- a CDS encoding SUF system Fe-S cluster assembly protein: protein MTDAELQAIGEKVVDVLRTIYDPEIPVDIYELGLIYDVHVSDELDIKILMTLTSPNCPVAESLPEEVKEKVRSVDEVNEVEVEITFDPPWTKDMMSEEAMLELGFL from the coding sequence ATGACAGACGCAGAATTGCAAGCAATAGGTGAAAAGGTAGTAGATGTACTTCGTACCATTTATGACCCTGAAATTCCTGTTGATATATATGAGCTAGGCTTAATTTACGATGTACATGTAAGTGATGAATTGGACATCAAAATCCTCATGACACTTACTTCTCCAAACTGCCCCGTAGCAGAGAGTTTACCCGAGGAGGTAAAAGAAAAAGTACGCAGCGTAGATGAAGTAAACGAAGTAGAAGTAGAAATCACTTTTGACCCACCATGGACTAAGGACATGATGAGTGAGGAGGCTATGCTCGAACTTGGGTTTTTGTAA
- a CDS encoding SufE family protein yields MTIGEKQQDIIEEFDMFEDWMGRYEYLIELGKSLPLIDEKYKLEENLIKGCQSQVWLHADNDGDVVKYTADSDAILTKGLIALMIRVLSDEKPEDIVNADMSFVDEIGLKEHLSPTRANGLVSMIKQMKFYALALQAK; encoded by the coding sequence ATGACAATAGGAGAAAAACAACAAGATATTATTGAAGAGTTTGACATGTTCGAAGACTGGATGGGGCGCTATGAGTACCTCATTGAGTTGGGCAAATCCCTTCCGCTGATTGATGAAAAATATAAGCTCGAAGAAAACCTCATCAAAGGTTGCCAAAGCCAGGTATGGCTTCATGCTGACAATGATGGGGATGTTGTAAAATACACCGCAGACAGCGATGCTATTCTTACCAAGGGCTTAATTGCATTGATGATTCGTGTGCTATCTGACGAAAAGCCTGAAGACATAGTAAATGCTGATATGAGCTTTGTAGATGAAATTGGCTTGAAAGAACACCTTTCGCCAACCAGAGCTAACGGTTTGGTAAGCATGATTAAACAAATGAAATTTTACGCTCTGGCACTTCAGGCAAAATAA
- a CDS encoding cysteine desulfurase, which yields MKTAIAPIDIAKIRADFPILHQEVNGRPLVYFDNAASTQKPQVVIDAISEYYSTINSNVHRGVHHLSQLATDAFELSRQKVKTHINAEHLHEVLFTKGTTDSINLLTSTMSQGFVKAGEEIIISALEHHSNIVPWQMLCEKTGAILRVIPMNENGELIMEEYKKLLNEKTRVVAFNHVSNALGTINPAKEMIALAHDVDAVVMIDGAQAVPHMDVDVQDLDADFYAFSAHKLYGPTGIGILYGKEKWLEELPPYQGGGEMIKEVTFEKTTYAGLPHKFEAGTPNIEAGVVLGTAIDYVNEIGLDNIAAYENELLQYGQAKLAEFENMRFIGQAKNKASVISFLLGDIHPYDAGVILDKMGIAVRTGHHCTQPIMKFYNIPGTVRASFSFYNTKEEIDLMVEGLRKVEQMLG from the coding sequence ATGAAAACCGCAATAGCACCCATTGATATCGCCAAAATTCGTGCAGACTTTCCCATCCTTCATCAGGAGGTAAATGGGCGCCCGTTGGTGTATTTTGACAATGCCGCCAGCACCCAAAAGCCGCAGGTGGTGATTGATGCTATTTCGGAATATTACAGCACCATAAACAGTAATGTGCACCGTGGTGTGCATCACCTTAGCCAGCTGGCAACAGATGCTTTTGAACTTAGCCGCCAAAAAGTAAAAACTCACATCAATGCAGAACATCTGCATGAGGTGCTTTTTACAAAAGGCACTACAGACAGCATCAACCTTTTGACCAGCACCATGAGCCAGGGCTTTGTAAAAGCTGGTGAAGAAATAATCATTTCAGCGCTTGAGCACCATAGTAATATTGTGCCTTGGCAGATGCTTTGTGAAAAAACCGGAGCTATCCTCAGAGTAATTCCCATGAATGAAAATGGGGAACTCATTATGGAGGAATATAAAAAGCTGCTAAATGAAAAAACCCGTGTGGTAGCTTTTAATCATGTATCCAATGCCTTGGGAACTATCAATCCCGCTAAGGAAATGATTGCTCTGGCACATGACGTGGATGCTGTAGTAATGATTGATGGCGCACAGGCTGTCCCTCACATGGATGTTGATGTGCAGGATTTGGATGCTGATTTTTACGCATTCAGCGCGCACAAGCTTTATGGCCCTACGGGTATTGGTATCCTTTACGGAAAAGAAAAGTGGCTTGAAGAACTTCCTCCCTACCAAGGGGGTGGCGAAATGATAAAAGAGGTGACTTTTGAAAAAACCACTTATGCCGGTCTTCCTCATAAGTTTGAAGCTGGAACGCCAAACATAGAAGCTGGTGTAGTATTAGGAACGGCCATAGATTATGTTAATGAAATTGGTTTGGACAACATTGCTGCTTACGAAAATGAGTTGCTGCAATACGGTCAAGCCAAATTAGCAGAGTTTGAAAATATGCGCTTTATCGGTCAAGCCAAAAATAAAGCAAGCGTAATTTCTTTCCTTTTAGGAGATATTCATCCTTATGATGCAGGTGTGATTTTGGACAAAATGGGCATTGCCGTAAGGACGGGTCACCATTGCACACAGCCCATCATGAAGTTTTATAATATTCCGGGAACCGTACGCGCCTCCTTCTCTTTTTATAATACCAAGGAAGAAATCGACCTTATGGTAGAAGGATTGAGGAAGGTGGAACAAATGCTGGGGTAA